From Salvia splendens isolate huo1 chromosome 3, SspV2, whole genome shotgun sequence, a single genomic window includes:
- the LOC121797016 gene encoding uncharacterized protein LOC121797016, producing the protein MGWGSSRPDSFTPGVPRRQLPVERRNFGVPHRPQLDDGDLEIRPNDESMHDDYMNGKLDRLLDKLDKFDLWREEADRRFEYLDPIVPRETEPPLGFEDGDEAEYEEFRRKKASEKGGRARHPNFCMRDMSMDDRRRRGERTRGASAWDAPGNRFARTHGGGFPQQFETSCWDPPQRYRSTAAEFDKNQIAMKPPRFDGSDATNWIPRVQYYFNHMMIPDAQRLHYAVMLFDPPASEWVFNYCANIDCVTWHEFLEDVRHNFDRQRDRYRREGRNDRGSCWDPPRYQQHCQQIGGYGQQFNRPATCYDPPQSWQPSCWEPSRGYSDYDQPPLGPPSRGDPPNNRCPQTLLPSKSDRRLSHRTAPLSAVATHPPQQSSKFIDSGKQRGLPNISSLKVCSPYPDEPLQAIVKTDNPPRQVLVGAYDGKIDDLRVPTHKELEMERKGEEEKQGQKELERQKEPEWAKVEELEEEDESEDALEEKKNEFYCVACSQKFRSDKQWKNHEQSKKHKEKVTQLPEAFHEEDIECEAEVDADDGSDIGYLSADDGVSKLGEKFEAGIGIQEDDIIKRITLIRLCAFDPGICVRFSKRNWEFLAMHREAVDLQVEDLTLHIDNVLWNAMNMLTDNDKELAHGGFMKCLLATKTFNIELCMPEETPR; encoded by the exons ATGGGCTGGGGTTCTTCACGCCCTGACTCATTCACGCCTGGTGTGCCGCGCCGTCAACTACCCGTTGAACGTCGCAATTTTGGGGTCCCTCATCGCCCGCAGTTAGATGACGGAGACTTGGAGATTCGTCCGAACGACGAGTCGATGCATGACGATTACATGAATGGGAAGTTGGATCGATTACTGGATAAGTTGGATAAATTTGATCTATGGAGGGAGGAGGCGGATCGACGCTTCGAGTATCTGGATCCGATCGTGCCGAGGGAGACGGAACCCCCTCTAGGGTTTGAGGATGGAGATGAAGCGGAGTATGAGGAATTTAGGCGAAAGAAAGCGAGCGAGAAAGGGGGTCGTGCCAGACACCCTAATTTTTGCATGCGCGATATGTCTATGGACGACAGGAGACGTCGCGGAGAGAGGACCAGGGGTGCGTCGGCCTGGGATGCACCGGGAAATCGATTCGCTCGTACACATGGCGGTGGTTTTCCGCAGCAATTCGAGACGTCGTGTTGGGATCCACCCCAGCGTTATCGATCGACTGCTGCGGAGTTTGATAAGAATCAGATCGCTATGAAGCCGCCTCGGTTTGATGGTAGCGACGCGACAAACTGGATCCCCAGGGTTcagtattattttaatcatatgATGATACCCGATGCTCAGCGCCTTCACTACGCGGTTATGTTGTTCGACCCCCCGGCTTCGGAGTGGGTGTTTAATTATTGTGCAAATATTGACTGCGTCACGTGGCACGAATTTTTGGAAGATGTGCGACACAATTTTGATAGGCAGAGAGATCGATATCGTCGCGAGGGGAGAAATGACAGGGGTTCATGTTGGGACCCTCCAAGATATCAACAACATTGTCAACAAATAGGCGGGTATGGTCAGCAGTTTAATCGGCCAGCCACTTGTTACGACCCACCACAGTCGTGgcagccctcttgttgggaaccatCGCGTGGATATTCGGATTATGATCAGCCACCACTGGGTCCGCCTAGTCGTGGGGATCCGCCCAACAATCGCTGCCCTCAGACCTTGCTGCCCTCGAAGTCTGATCGACGTCTGAGTCACCGCACAGCTCCGTTGTCTGCCGTTGCCACGCACCCGCCTCAACAGTCCAGCAAGTTTATTGATTCGGGGAAGCAGCGTGGTCTGCCCAATATTTCCAGTCTCAAGGTTTGTTCTCCTTATCCAGACGAGCCCCTACAAGCGATCGTCAAGACCGACAATCCGCCGCGGCAAGTGCTCGTCGGGGCATATGATGGGAAGATTGATGATCTTCGTGTTCCAACACATAAGGAATTGGAGATGGAGAGAAAGGGAGAGGAGGAGAAGCAGGGGCAGAAAGAGTTGGAGAGACAGAAGGAACCTGAGTGGGCTAAAGTAGAGGAGCTcgaggaggaggatgagagCGAAGATGCCTTGGAGGAAAAGAAGAACGAATTCTACTGTGTAGCATGTAGCCAGAAGTTCAGGAGTGATAAACAATGGAAGAATCACGAGCAGTCGAAAAAGCACAAAGAGAAGGTGACACAGCTGCCGGAAGCATTCCATGAAGAGGATATAGAATGTGAAGCGGAAGTAGATGCTGATGATGGAAGTGACATTGGTTACTTGTCAGCAGATGATGGAGTGAGTAAACTAGGGGAGAAATTTGAAGCAGGGATTGGTATTCAAGAAGATGATATAATTAAGAGGATCACGTTGATTCGTTTGTGTGCTTTCGACCCTGGTATTTGTGTCCGTTTTAGTAAACGAAATTGGGAATTTCTTGCTATGCACAGGGAAGCAGTGGATCTCCAAGTTGAGGATTTGACACTGCACATTGACAATGTTCTCTGGAATGCTATGAATATGCTGACGGATAATGATAAGGAGCTGGCACATGGAGGATTTATGAAGTGCTTGCTAGCCACAAAGACATTTAACATCGAGCTATGCATGCCG gaggagacgcctcgctaa